In Clostridium sp., one DNA window encodes the following:
- a CDS encoding sugar phosphate isomerase/epimerase family protein produces the protein MKIRVGSCPDSWGVWFPKNEKQIPWTRCLDEMAAAGYEGTELGPTGYLPTSYDELKKALDKRGLDLIGATLSGDMCSNQGVSIVKDTIDLLGPIQIKFSTAKYMVLFTDVYTDLNTGKLIHPATIGNEEWKQFCANIQEVSDYARDKYGLMVVYHPHAQTYCESEDEIEHLLNDTDVMLCFDTGHHVYGGGDPVSFFRKHYKRIPYLHLKDCNQKLRDRIKSEGLSFVEAVGLGLMCEPGAGAVDFADMYKALQEVDYDGWAVVEQDMYPCSFDKPFPIAKRTRKFLADIGMK, from the coding sequence ATGAAAATTAGAGTTGGGAGTTGTCCGGATTCATGGGGAGTTTGGTTTCCAAAAAATGAGAAGCAGATCCCATGGACACGATGTTTGGATGAAATGGCTGCTGCTGGATATGAAGGTACTGAACTTGGCCCTACTGGTTATCTGCCGACTAGCTACGATGAATTGAAAAAAGCTCTTGACAAAAGAGGACTTGATTTGATTGGTGCGACACTAAGCGGTGATATGTGCTCTAATCAAGGGGTTAGTATTGTAAAAGATACGATTGATTTGCTTGGACCGATTCAAATAAAATTCTCTACAGCAAAATACATGGTATTGTTTACTGACGTATATACGGATTTGAATACTGGAAAACTGATTCATCCTGCAACTATTGGTAATGAGGAATGGAAGCAGTTCTGTGCCAATATTCAGGAGGTTAGTGACTATGCACGTGACAAGTATGGATTAATGGTGGTTTATCATCCTCATGCCCAGACCTATTGTGAAAGTGAAGATGAGATTGAGCATTTGTTGAACGATACTGATGTCATGCTGTGTTTTGATACTGGACATCATGTTTATGGTGGAGGCGATCCTGTTTCTTTTTTCCGTAAACATTACAAACGTATTCCATATCTGCATTTAAAGGATTGCAATCAGAAACTTCGTGACAGAATCAAGAGCGAAGGACTTTCCTTTGTCGAAGCAGTAGGACTTGGATTGATGTGTGAACCTGGTGCAGGTGCTGTAGATTTTGCCGATATGTATAAAGCACTTCAGGAGGTTGACTATGATGGATGGGCTGTTGTGGAACAGGATATGTATCCGTGTTCTTTTGATAAACCTTTTCCAATTGCAAAGAGGACACGTAAATTTCTTGCTGATATCGGTATGAAATAA